The Flavobacteriales bacterium region CTGCGTATCAGCACAGAGGTAGATAAACGCGGAAAGTGATGTTGGAGTATTACAAGTTGATGTTGGTACGTGCAGGAGAAGACCGTAGGGAATTCCAGAAAGAACTAAGAAAGGCCTTGGCCGATCTCGAGGATCCAGAAGCCATAGCTTCACTCAAAGAATGGTATAAGAACCGTTTACGACCCACCTGATCAGGCGGGGATCACTTCATATTCAAAACTGACCCGGTCATCGAATCCCAAGGGATAGGCGTGATGTTTCCGGTCCCCTTTGACCATCAGATGGAAGGCAGAACTCTGCCCCACCATACCCCTATCCACAGAGATGATCACGATATTATTGGTCTGCCACTTCGTGTGATGGCACTTGTACTGTAATTCAGAATCTTCAGGATCGGCTGCAGTGATGATGAACTCCAATTGATCGCCAACCCGTAAGGTATGGTCGGTCTTGACCTTGCGGACATCTCCCGGGTTCCAACTATTGCCGAGATTATCCCTGACCGATTCTATACGCGCATATACCCCGCCCATCTCGGATTTGGATCTCCAAGTCGCTATGCGATTGCGTATCTCACCTGAAATACCCAGCAAGAGGTGTTTCTGATGTACGAAGAGCTCTCTTCTTCTGCTATCAGGATCCCGGTAATCGCTGATGATCCGTAGATACACGTCCAGGATCTGCTTGTCTTCGAACAACTCATGAAAGCCGTTCTCCCAATAGTTATCGAGGATGGTGCGGATATCATCCATGCTGGCATATTGGATGAGTTTCTCCTCTCCTTTTATGGCATTGGGGCCATGGGTCTCAGGAATCTTCTTCTCTTCCCATCGCTTGATCATCTTCTTGACCTTAGGAAGCTTCTTGTACCATTCTTCACCATGTTCTGTTGACATGATGGTATGGATGAATTCTCTCAGACTGTTCTCGGCATCATGGATCTGTCGGGTGATCTCCATAGTCGGTGGTGGTCTTTTGCGGCCTAGGTAAAGGTATATCTTTGATGGAGATGAGTCCAGATGAAAGATCCTTTGAGGCGTTGGGAGTGACCCGTCAATTCATCAATGCCATGGATGATATGGGCTATGGTCCTCCTACGGATATCCAATGGCAAGCTTTGCCACGTATGCGATCCGGGCAGGATCTCATCGGAGTGGCCCAGACCGGGACCGGAAAAACGGCAGCCTTTGTCCTTCCTATGCTCATGCGATTGAAATTTGCTCAAGGCGATGCACCTAGAGCGGTCATTCTAGAACCCACCAAGGAATTGGTGATTCAGACCAGTAGGCATGTGCAGATGTTGGCCAAGTATACCGATCTGCGATGTGCGGCCCTGTATGGAGGATCAGGGACCCATCAACAACGAGAAGACCTGCGTAGCGGTCAGGACATCATTGTAGCCACTCCAGGTAGACTGATGGATTTCTATCTGAAAGGTGATTTGATCCTCAAGAAATTACAGGTACTGGTGCTCGATGAGGCCGATCGGATGATGGATATGGGCTTCATGCATCAATTGCGCAGTATCCTAGAAGTCATTCCGGTCAAGCGACAGAACCTGCTATTCTCTGCCACTTTCAATGAACGTGTGGAAGAGTTGTCCCATGAATTCTTGGAATTCCCTACCAAGGTAGAGGTCACTCCATCGGCCACTCCCGCAGAGACAATTGATCAATACCTGGTGGAACTGCCCAATTTCAAAAGCAAACTGGCGTATCTCGAGGGATTGTTGGCAAAAGAAGAATTTGACCGGGTGATCGTCTTCTGCCGCACCAAGGATCGAGCAGATCGTGTGCACCGCTTCTTGGATCGCAAGGTCGAAGGTGGGGTCAAGGTCATTCATTCGAACAAGGGTCAGAACACACGTATAAACGCCTTCAAAGACTTTCAAGACGGAACCTTACGGGTGCTCGTAGCCACAGATGTGAGTGCGCGAGGAATCGATGTGGCCAATGTGAGTCATGTGGTCAACTTCGACATTCCACGGATGCGCGAGGATTATACCCATCGGATAGGTCGCACGGGACGAGCATTGAATCAAGGGGAGGCCATCAGTCTGATGGATCCAAGTGAGGTCTATTTCGTGAATCAGATCGAAGAACTCATAGGAGGACGGATCGAGAGAATCCCATTACCGGATGACTTCCAAGAAGAAGAATTCTTACCCGGTGAGAAAAAGGAGCTTGCTAGAGAGCTGGATCGTCAAAAGCAGAAATTGAACCCTGACTATAAAGGAGCCTTTCACGAGAGGAAGAAAAAATCCAAGAAAAAGCTACGCAAAAGGCGCTAGCTCATCAGATGTCATGTCCGCAGTACTTGCAGAACTTGGCGTCATCATCATGACCTTCCAGTGAGCAGCCCGGGCAGGCTTTGGTATTGCTGCGCTGCAACCTACGGGATTCATTGGCCATCTCAGCACTGACAATACCGGTAGGAACAGCAATGATGG contains the following coding sequences:
- a CDS encoding DEAD/DEAH box helicase, with the translated sequence MSPDERSFEALGVTRQFINAMDDMGYGPPTDIQWQALPRMRSGQDLIGVAQTGTGKTAAFVLPMLMRLKFAQGDAPRAVILEPTKELVIQTSRHVQMLAKYTDLRCAALYGGSGTHQQREDLRSGQDIIVATPGRLMDFYLKGDLILKKLQVLVLDEADRMMDMGFMHQLRSILEVIPVKRQNLLFSATFNERVEELSHEFLEFPTKVEVTPSATPAETIDQYLVELPNFKSKLAYLEGLLAKEEFDRVIVFCRTKDRADRVHRFLDRKVEGGVKVIHSNKGQNTRINAFKDFQDGTLRVLVATDVSARGIDVANVSHVVNFDIPRMREDYTHRIGRTGRALNQGEAISLMDPSEVYFVNQIEELIGGRIERIPLPDDFQEEEFLPGEKKELARELDRQKQKLNPDYKGAFHERKKKSKKKLRKRR